tatatagcattAGGCAGCAACTATTAGCGCTCCTATACTCGagaattataatctaagtaattaaattactctCTATAGCTTCTAccgctattattaataatattctagTTATTTTCCTAGCTTAGGTTTCcccttctttaatattagtcttattaatattatataaataatcctccttaatattataattattaaaaaggtcACTAAAGCCGCGCTAATACTCCCTAAGtccttcttttataatagccttctTATAAgcagtattaataaattaagatagctttattttaaccTCCTCatagtaaataaagaaataattaacctaatacttactaataagtttattatcaCTGCCCTCCCTCGCTATCACCGAGGCAAAAGCTTATATCTCAGACTTATTAGCAGGTATATAAAAAGCCTCTCTTTAAAGTATCTATTTAGTAATATCCTtctcttataaaagacttaactTTTAAGTCTTTTCCTTAGCGGTATAAATATTAGTAGCTCTTTTAATCTAGTCTTTTAATATCGAGGGCCCTAGGCCATACTTACGCGCTAAGCCGCAAATtctaatactttttatatccttaatagccATAAAAAGAGttacctctttattaatactttaagaagtcatattaaaaatttagtattaattaaagcaaAATTACGCCCATaagagctatattatataatattatggTGATGCAATTAAGACATTCACGTGTGCGGAGATGGGGGGTGCATGGACTTCCTGGGCCACACGTTAGTATATTCATCACGATTCTACAGCTATACCATGTAGACGCTGATCTTACGTATGTGTCGGCGGGTTTCTAGGTAGTGCGTAACCGTATAGGTCAAACCTCAAAATCTATCTCATTGGTGTATTTGCTAATAACAGGACTCCAGCTATATCATCCTGTAGTTCTATGTCTAATCTAAGGCTGACCGAGGTACTTGAACTTGGGTGACGGTGTCACTGATCCCGAACCACTGATTGCAATCCGAACTTCATCACCAGGTACAATATCGACGCAGTTGTCGCTCAACGTGACTCCATCCACTTCTTCCAGCACAACTCCCTTGGTAGGCCTCTGCGCGGTAATGATGTACTGTCCATCAGAAACATCAACCTTGACATTCCTTTCCGAAAAGTCTAGGTACTTCATCGGCTGCGGCCAATCAACACTCCTAGAGACACACACTCCATCGACAAGAAGTCGTACAGCAATCACGTGGGGttcttctttgccattgTCGACCTCCCCAGACAAGACCTCAGTAGTACCATTGCCGGTGATGGCGACGTCCTTCCGTAGGATCTTGTCTTTGATGTCGTTGCCCGTTTTGACCGAAATGAAACGAACTTCGACGTCTCCTTTGACCTCACGCTGACTGTTGACGGTCCAGACGCTGAAAGGTGATTTCTTTGCCGGTCTCGCGTGGCAGACGCTCCAGTCGTGATGATCGCGTTCGACTGCAACTGCGAGAGGTTCGAGGGCGCGGGCAATGGCGTAAAAGGCAGGCTTCTTTCGGAGGAAGTAGTCCACGATCGCCCATGAAATACCAGGCCAGCAGTCGTTCAGCTGCCAGACGAGAACGCCTCCGCAGCGGCGATCATCACCCCATTGGCGTCGCCAGCCGCGGTATGCGTAGGTCAGCGCCTCACTCTGGCAGAGCTGAGTCAAGTAGACGTAAGACTAGAACAGTTATTAGCCACAGCGACACCGAGTCGGGTAAAATCCTGTGTATCATACCTCTAAATCTTCTCGGGGGCGAAAGTTTTCAACTAGGTATGTTGCGAGGCGCCGCTCATGTCCGTCAGCCTTGTTGTGGAAATCCATGGTCTGGGACTGTTGGAAATACTCGGCAGTATCAGTGATGAAGTGTTGGATGGTTGACAGAACGGGAAAGGCCTCCATGCCGAATTCACTGTTGAACCTGCCACCCAGATTGTGGAAAGTCTGGTATTTTTCCTGTGTTCCGTGCCAAACTGCTGTCGGTTAGCCAACATTCACCGACGTTTCGTTGGGGGGAACTTACCATTCCATTGATGAATATCACCGACCGTCTTGTCATTCGTAGGCTTTCCACTGGAAAAGGGTGATGCAGGCCAGTAAACAACACCCTGACTCTCCTCAGCCACCGCCTCGGGCAAGAGATGTTCGTAGTAGTATCGAGCAGGGTAGTTCGTCTTTAACCAAGATTGCGGGTCTTTGTCCTCCCAAACGTAGTCAAGGTCGCTCGCCTCTTGAACTTGGTAATCTTCATTGTTACCGGCATAGATAACCACAGAGGGATGGTGCCGAAGACGCCGCACGTTCTGCTTGGCCTCATGACGAATCGAGTCAATAAACTCTGGCCAGACTGGATAGTTGCCACACGCAAACATAAAGTCCTGCCAGACTAGGATGCCAAGTTCGTCGCAGGCATCGTAGAATGCATCTTCCTCGTAGATGCCTCCCCCCCAAACTCTAACACGGCCTGGTTATTTCACGTCTTCAATAGGAGACTATGGGAGACTTACCGTGTCATAATCTGATTTCCATCTATCATCAGCTGCAACCACTGCCGATACCTGTCTGGTGTAATTTTCGGCAGGAGGCTGTCCGCTGGAATCCAACATGATCCGCCACAAAAGATGTCGATGCCATTGACTCGAAAAAAGAACGATTGGCCGTGAGAATCGTCCCTCTGGATGAGCTCACTGCGTCGGAATCCCGTCTTCTTGGTCCAGCTGTCGAGGACTTGACCGCCCTTGATGATGTCCACTGTGACTTCGTACATGTGCTGGTTACCATAGCCGGCCGGATACCAGGGCTTTGGATCTTCTAAAAACGAAAAGGTTATTCAATGTGTAGATGATGAATGGATAAAGTGAAGGACTTACTGATATTAAATGGAATGCTGGCACGGCCTGTCGATGGCGAGGATGCCTCACTGGAAAACACAACATTGTCCTCGAAACGAATAGACAGGCATGCTTGGTCAAATCCGCCGTCCACCTCGATGTCAACGCTGCCTTCCACAGTCTTGAGATCATCAGACAATTCGTACTTTACAAACACATCATCGATGTGTGCATAAGACACCTGGAGCCTGACTGGTCTCCAAGGCCCAGCGGTCATGAGCTTGGGACCCCAATCCCAACCCTATTTCACATTAGTATCAGATTTCCAATGCGGCTCGCTGCACTAAGACTTACCCAGTGATATTGAGCTTTCCGAACTGCTAGCCGCCCAGCCTCTCCGTTGAACAGTACAAACTGGTGACCCGacatcttctccttgatctcgcgACCGCGCAGCAACGCGCTATCAAAGTCAATGGTCAAGGAGTTGTCCTTCTTAAGCAGGTTTGTAACATCAACCCTATGACTAACAAACATGTTGCAGCTCTCAAGGATAACGGACTCGTTAAGTTTGACTGTGGCAAAAGTGTCAAGTCCGTCAAAGAGTAGGTAGACTGACGAACCCTCTTTAGCGGGAGAGGCAAAGGTGGTGCGGTAGCTCCAAGACGTTTCCCCAACCCACTCAGCATCGATTTCGTTCATGTTGAGAAAGGGGTCAGAGATGCTATGATTTTTAATGAGCAAGATGAAATCGGTTTCCAAGACATCGCCAAAACACTTACATGCCATTGTCCATCAAGTCAATATGGACCACTGTTGGCACTCGAGCGACAGGCTTCCactcctcatctccatctcggccactTTTGAAGGACCACCCTGATTCCAGGTAGGTTCTTTtagcagcagcaagcatcctgagaagaggaggggtGTGGCAATGAAACAAGATGAATTGTGCAAGGATGGCACTATGGCGGTAGCAGACATATAGGCACCATGAAGAAATTGTCTAACGTTGAGTGATGCGCGGAATACCCTTTTTATTCTGTACAAGATGAGCAATCCCACGTACTCGGCTAACTACCTACATTCATTCAAGGGCAGCTCTCAAACCTCTATTCTCTAGGCCCACTCGCATCACCTGTCTGGAACGTCGGTTTCCGTCTCCATTTTGGGTACGGGTATAAATCACATGAGGACAGGGATATCCGCGGAACGTCGTCTTCCGTGTCCAAATCAGGACTAGACCATCTTACGATGAGGCTGCCGGCTCCCCGGTTCCGCATGCGGCATATTGAAGCCCGTTGGATTTGCCGGTGAAGTGCTCACTCTGGAAGGATCTGTTTTGTCAAAAGGTGGGTTCATTGGTCACCTGTGATCTTATGGGTTAAGACGGCCCTTCTGTGTGAGATGATTGAAGGAGATATGAGTCGAGAAGTTTTCACTTGATGACCTTCTTGTAGCAAGACTTATTAGGCCCAATGATCCCTGGCAAGCTAAGTGACGTGAGAGGTATAGGTACGTTTCAGTTAGCGGGAAATCCCCAACACCTTACACTGTAACACAGCAGTTCGGATGGGTCATAATTGAGGTGCGGAATCAATTGTCCGCACCACCGTAACGCAGCTGGACAAGTTTCCCGCTAACTACCTAGGTTAGTTAGTTTTTGGGCGCCTGAGCAGGCATGATGGAGCGATCCAAACCAAGCATAAAATGTGAACGGGGCCACACTAAATCTTGGCTTCCTACATCCTCGTCGATCATATTCTCATCTGTTATCACCAGAAACTTTGACTTCTTCTCCAGAAACCCCGTGGATCGTCATCTTTATCGCTGGAGGCTACTGTAGTTGAACAACCGCGATGGAAGACAAGATCGAACCCCACATCCACCATGAAGGCGACGAGGTAATAATCAGCCATTCAATCCACCTCGAATGCTTCTAATTGAACTGATTCAGGGAGAAATCGAAACCAAGGTCGTTGGCGGCCACGAAGCTTTCCAGAAAGCCATGATCCAAGACCCCCCTTACGCCTGGTCCAGAGGCCAACTCTTCATCTACCTCTTTTCCCTCGTCGGCTTCCTCTGCAGCACGATGAACGGCTACGATGGCTCGTTGATTAATAATCTCCTTCAAAACCCCTGGTTTCGGGAAAAATATGGTGTCGACAACAGCGGTATCTGGGCGGGCATCGTGTCTTCCATGTACCAGATTGGTGGCGTGGTTGCGCTGCCCTTCGTCGGACCTGTCATCGATGGGTTTGGCCGACGCTGGGGCATGTTTTCTGGTGCAGccctcatcgtcgttggCACCGTGATTCAGGGCCTTTCGCATAATGCCGGTGGGTTCATGGGTGGACGATTCCTCCTTGGTTTTGGGGTGTCAATTGCAGCATCTGCAGGGCCCATGTATGTGGTGGAGCTGAATCATCCGGCATACCGTGGACGTGTTGGAGGTACGTTGTATCCTGCGATAAAAAGACCAAAAGCTAACCTAGCAAGCCATGTACAACACGCTCTGGTTCTCTGGAGCCATTGTTGCCGCCGGCTCCGCCCGTGCTGGCCTCAATACTGGAGGCGACTATTCCTGGAGACTCATCACCTGGCTCCAGGCTCTTTGCTCAGGCCTCATCATGATAACAAGCCTTTTCTTGCCCGAGTCGCCCCGTTGGCTGTATGTCCACAACAAGCTGGACGCCGCCAAGTCCGTCCTCACACATTATCACGGCAATGGAAACCCAGACTCCCCTTGGGTGAAGTTGCAGCTGTCCGAGTACGAAGAGGCACTGAACATGGACGGCGCCGACAAGCGCTGGTGGGACTATCGTGTTCTCTTCAGAGACCGCGCTGCGGTGTACCGCCTGTGCTGCAACCTCGCAGTATCCATCTTCAGCCAGTGGGCCGGAAACGCCGTCTTGTCCTACTTTCTGGGTGCTGTCCTCGACACGGCTGGGTACACGGGCACGATCGAGCAGGCAAACATCACCTTGATCAACTACTGCCAGCAATTTGCGCTTGCTATTCTCGGAGCCTGCCTGGTTGACAGACTCGGCCGCCGACCCCTACTGATCTTCTCGTTCGCTGCTTGCACTGTGGTCTGGCTGGGCATGACGATTGCGTCGTCCGAGTTTGCCAAGTCATATGTTGGGGATGATTCCAAAGGCGACCCGATCTACACCAATCAAGCAGCTTCCAAGGCGGCTTTGGCTTTGGTGTTTATCTTCGGCGCGGTTTTCTCGTTTGGAATCACCCCTCTGCAGGCGCTTTATCCCGTCGAGGTTCTCTCATTCGAGATGCGAGCCAAGGGCATGGCGTTTTCCAATCTGGCAGTTAATGCTGCTGGACTTCTGAACCAGTTTGCATGGCCGGTGGCGATGGACAAGATTGCGTGGAAGACGTATATCATCTTTACCATCTGGGACCTCGTTCAAGTGGTGCTGATCTACATCTACCTACCCGAGACCAAGGGCCGTACTGTAAGTTTTAACGCGTTCACCGAAATAAACCCTTGCTAATGCTGTGACAGCTGGAGGAACTTGACGAGATTTTTGCGGCTCAAAACCCGGTCAAGGCGTCAACCCAGAAGAAGGTGCTTGCTGTTCACAAGGACGGTGGTGTGGTCAACTTGGAGAAGGTCTAGAGCATCGGAGCCGCGCCGCGTGATCGAGCCCCATTCATAGCACCCCACTCATTGAACCAGGGTTTCTTATTGTCAGTAGAGTAGATTGTGCAACAATTATGAACTCCTGTAATCTCTAAATACACCGCAGCTTACCGTGTAGAGCCATTTACAATGTCTGTTTGCCTTTGGCAACATTTTTAATTGTCCTCAGGACATCTGCAGGCTTACATAACACCGCTCCCACGTGCGCAAATGCTCGGGACTTGATGCCACGATCGTGTGCTGTCTATGTAGATTGCTGCTAACCCTGAAAAGACACGGGGCCGAGGTTCCACTAACATTTGAGCTTCCTAAACTGGCTTAGCATTGTTCCATGAGTTTTGAAGTGCGGGAGATCAGCTGATTGACAGGATGCGGGGTGGATACGCGCGGCCAGGTTTCAGACAAGTCCATCATGTTGGCTCTCGAGAAGTGTTGTTGTTCTTTGCTCCTCGTGCAACCCTTCCCGCCTTCATGCATCCCAGTCAGGTGACTATGATATTCTGTTAGGTCAAAGGCTCGACTCGCGTGGCGGTTCTTGGGGTCTGGCCACTCCACGGCCTTCCCCCCCGCCCCCCCGAATGCCGATCTCGCCTCCTTTTTCCCGGCTTTCCTCGGACAGGCATGGATGCATATGTACCCCAggtcttgcccttggcccACTCCGGTCATTCTTATTCGCCGTCTCCTCTTTTACTACCGACCTGGGCCATTCTTAACCTCGCCATTCTTTCTTGCCTTCGTTATCCCCATATTTCATCTGCCTCAACTCCACTCATCGCACACTTTGAGGCCGATGAACAACCCTGGATTGTCCCAGCGCCAAAGTCTCATCAAGCTAAACACGGACAGCCTCCAACAGAATGTTTTATTCTTGTATGTCTAGTAACAAAATCGCACGCTAGACCCATGCTGATCGACACAGTCCAGAGTTCTCAGAATGAGGATTCACCACTCCAACGCAGCGCCGGTAACAAGCCTGCCAAAGGACTCCATGCCTGCGTCGAATGTAAGCGGCGCAAAATACGCTGCGATGGAAAACAACCGTGTGATCGATGCCAGTCAAGGCGCTCTCAATCTCGCTGCGTCTATGACCACCATCGACAGCGGATCGTCCCCTCAAAGAGGTTAGTTATTCGAACGTAACCCTCGGAATGGCAACCCATTAGTAACTCCCCTGCAAGAGTTCTCGAGGAGCTTTCCCAGAATTTACAAGACTGCCGCTCTATCCTGAGTCGTCTCTTCCCAGGACACGACGTGTCATCACTCCTTCCGCTCTCGCGTCAGGAGCTCTGCCAACTCTTGGACCAGCCATCATCGCAATCAACAGAGCCTATAGAAACCCTCCCATCACCAGCTCTCAGCATGTCGAAAATTCAGCTGCTCGACGTCCAACAAATCCCAGCGGGAGATGCGGAGTGGGACGAAGAACGACGAGAACGAGACCCCTTACCAGCGGAAGCTGACGATGTCAACGGCCTGTCCCTCACACTGGACAGACAGGCGTCATATCTCGGAATATCATCCATCAAAGCAGCTTTCGGGGTCATGGTTAAGATACAACCGCAATTAAGAACTTCACTTGCATCTCTCCAACGGAGTGGTTCCAAGAGGACCCTGGAGCTCCCTCTCTCTCAGACAGGTCATCTTGAGGAGACGGCCCCAATCCCCTGGACGTGGAAAGGCCAGCTACTCATTGATAACTATTTCAAAGGTCTCCACGTCTTTACGCCTATGCTCGACGAAGTTGCCTTCCGCGCCGACTACCTCGGCGGCCAGAGATGCGATGTACCTTGGCTTTCACTCCTCAACATGGTTTTCGCCATGGGTGCTATCATGGCGACAAAGTCGAGTGACCTAGACCACTTTAAGTTCTATGAGAAAGCTATGAAGCACCTTAGCATGGGCGCATTTGGGAGTAGCCACATTGAGACGGTTCAAGCGTTGGCTCTGCTCGGAGGCTATTATCTCCATTACGTGAACCGTCCCAACATGGCGAATGCTATACTGGGTGCCACAATCAGGATGGCAAGCGCACTTGGCCTCCATAGGGAGCCGATGGCTGGCGACAACATAAATACTGCGCTTGTTGAGATGCGGCGACGTACCTGGTGGTCCTTGTTCTGTCTTGATACTTGGACCACCACAACAATGGGCCGCCCATCTTTCGGGCGTTGTGATCCCTCGATCGACATTCAGCCCCCTCAGATAAGCATCGATCAGGTGAGGTTCCAAGTCCAAATGCAAGTCCCCAGCTTCTAACCCATGTTTCTGCCAGGAGGAGCGAGACTCTGCTCAGCACGCAGGAATCATGCCTCTGCTAGAAAACATCCAGTTTTGCAAGATTGCAACTCAGATTCATGATATGCTGGCAGCTACCTCTCAGCAGACCGCGGAAAGCCTGCAACACCTGGACGGCTTATTGGTCGACTGGTATGACAAGCTTCCCTCTATACTTCGTAACCGGGAGAGTTGCGCTGAGCCCCTACATCTTGCTCGGTGCGTCATCAAATGGAGATACTTGAACCTTCGGATGCTTCTTTGCCGCCCAATCCTCCTCGCTGTAGCCAGCAGCGACAAAGATGCGCCAATAAGTGAAGATGATCTTGCTGCGATAGCAACTTGCCAGGAACTTGCAAGGCAGACGATTGATGATGTGGCGAGTGGCTGGACGAAGCATCAGATGTCAGGATGGAATGCGGTCTGGTTGCTTTATCAGGCAGCAATGATACCTCTTCTCAGTATCTTGTGGCAGCCGCAAAGCTCATCTGTCGCTGATTGGCAGGCTCAGATCGAAAAAACTTTGGAAGTCCTCGAGGCGATGGAAGATTGGTCGCTCACAGCGCGTTGTTCGCGGGACGTGGTTAGGCGGATATATGAGGCGAGCTGTCAGCTTTCAGGCCAGAATGAAGACGTTGCTGCAGTAGAGACAGACAAGTTGCCAGAATTTATGGAGGATGACTTTTATGCTTGGGCGGAAGGGCTCGAGTTGGATCACATGGTAGATATGCTGGATCAAGAGTGGCAATGGGATATAGGGCCGGGGCAGTAGCATACATCACTAGTCCCAACGAGGGCAGGTCTCTAGGTTACTTTGTTTTGCGGCGTTGTTCTTGGGAACGTTATGTATGTCTCCTGTGACTGATGGCCTTTTTGAAAGACGTCGTCGATAACGAGACAGAAGTCACAATATTGTGGGTGGCACAGAGACGGGGACGAGATCTATGAACTAGAGAACGGGCAGAGATCGACATCTTCAGTGTTGCCAGTAATCCCTAGACTATTTGATGCTTCTTGGAAGTACACTTGTGATAAAACCGAGAAACGGCCAGAAAGTCAATTTCTTCATCTCTCGCTCAACTAGCCACCTCGGAACCTTGGAAGACTCGCACGAAGAAACAAAGAATTGGATGACAGATTAGGAAGAGCGTGTTTAACATGTTTTACAAGATCACCAGCCGCTCGGAGCCTGGAGAAGTTATCGCTATCAAGATTGTGAACGTCGGAACAGGATTGGGTCGATGTTTAAGGCGTGAAATTGCAGCCATGCGCAGCGTCAAGCATGTGAGTTGCGCAGAACACAACCCTCTCCACCACGGTTGAGAGCTACTCTGAAGGGGACTTCAACGTCTGTAGAAATACATGGTTCTTCTACTTGATCTCAACATCGACTCCTCCGAGGTCCGCATCATCGCACCTCTCCAGCAGGTAAGGGTGGCTCGAGAAAGGACGCCCAGGGCGTAACGCCCCCTCTTCCGGTTGATCAAACGAAGTCGGCAAAATTGTACTTAAATATCTCCCTAGCCTTCTCCAACTTCTCCTTCCACTTCGGGTCAGAGCCCTGTTTTTCAGTAAGGACTTCTTCAAGATTTTGCCTACATTTCGACATGTGAGTTAACAATAACCTCCAGAAATACTCGATGGTTAGATGCACGTACCAGTAAGCCATTGGGCTAAGAATGTAATTATCAGGAGCCTTCTTTGCCAAAGCATTTCTTATCGGGTCTAGGAGGATCTCTTGCGGAGTCAGCTCAAAGCCACTGCTGCTGTCCTCGTGGCCCTGGGCTCCCCGGGCTTGATCTCCTCCATTGTTGTCGTTGGTGCTATCCCATAAGTCAAAGAGAGCAGCGGTAAACCTGCCCTCATCTGTTCTCATGTCTCGAGACTTGCTGCATGAATAGAGCTCATAGTTTGTGGGATTTTGGCTGCCGTCCTCGAGGGTACCATCCTTGGCATCTTCCATAATCAGTGCATACGCGCTGGCAAAACCCTCGCCGAATGCAACCTGAGGATCCTGAGGTTTGTCGGCGCATGAATCATGATCGTCAGCATTGCCGCCACCGTAGTATATGTAATGCTCCTGTTGCGCGATAGGTGAAAAAGTGGTCCCATTCATGAGCTACAACCAGATGAGTGGCTTTTGTGCCAACCCGCATCATGGGTCTGCCGTCTTCGCCGAGACCGAACGCTCCATACTTGTTCTGGGTATCCGGGTATACCGCTGTAAGTAGCTGAAAAGGCAAGCCCAGCTGTACC
The window above is part of the Fusarium falciforme chromosome 3, complete sequence genome. Proteins encoded here:
- a CDS encoding MFS domain-containing protein; amino-acid sequence: MEDKIEPHIHHEGDEGEIETKVVGGHEAFQKAMIQDPPYAWSRGQLFIYLFSLVGFLCSTMNGYDGSLINNLLQNPWFREKYGVDNSGIWAGIVSSMYQIGGVVALPFVGPVIDGFGRRWGMFSGAALIVVGTVIQGLSHNAGGFMGGRFLLGFGVSIAASAGPMYVVELNHPAYRGRVGAMYNTLWFSGAIVAAGSARAGLNTGGDYSWRLITWLQALCSGLIMITSLFLPESPRWLYVHNKLDAAKSVLTHYHGNGNPDSPWVKLQLSEYEEALNMDGADKRWWDYRVLFRDRAAVYRLCCNLAVSIFSQWAGNAVLSYFLGAVLDTAGYTGTIEQANITLINYCQQFALAILGACLVDRLGRRPLLIFSFAACTVVWLGMTIASSEFAKSYVGDDSKGDPIYTNQAASKAALALVFIFGAVFSFGITPLQALYPVEVLSFEMRAKGMAFSNLAVNAAGLLNQFAWPVAMDKIAWKTYIIFTIWDLVQVVLIYIYLPETKGRTLEELDEIFAAQNPVKASTQKKVLAVHKDGGVVNLEKV
- a CDS encoding Zn(2)-C6 fungal-type domain-containing protein, producing MLIDTVQSSQNEDSPLQRSAGNKPAKGLHACVECKRRKIRCDGKQPCDRCQSRRSQSRCVYDHHRQRIVPSKRVLEELSQNLQDCRSILSRLFPGHDVSSLLPLSRQELCQLLDQPSSQSTEPIETLPSPALSMSKIQLLDVQQIPAGDAEWDEERRERDPLPAEADDVNGLSLTLDRQASYLGISSIKAAFGVMVKIQPQLRTSLASLQRSGSKRTLELPLSQTGHLEETAPIPWTWKGQLLIDNYFKGLHVFTPMLDEVAFRADYLGGQRCDVPWLSLLNMVFAMGAIMATKSSDLDHFKFYEKAMKHLSMGAFGSSHIETVQALALLGGYYLHYVNRPNMANAILGATIRMASALGLHREPMAGDNINTALVEMRRRTWWSLFCLDTWTTTTMGRPSFGRCDPSIDIQPPQISIDQEERDSAQHAGIMPLLENIQFCKIATQIHDMLAATSQQTAESLQHLDGLLVDWYDKLPSILRNRESCAEPLHLARCVIKWRYLNLRMLLCRPILLAVASSDKDAPISEDDLAAIATCQELARQTIDDVASGWTKHQMSGWNAVWLLYQAAMIPLLSILWQPQSSSVADWQAQIEKTLEVLEAMEDWSLTARCSRDVVRRIYEASCQLSGQNEDVAAVETDKLPEFMEDDFYAWAEGLELDHMVDMLDQEWQWDIGPGQ